A window of the Anoplopoma fimbria isolate UVic2021 breed Golden Eagle Sablefish chromosome 17, Afim_UVic_2022, whole genome shotgun sequence genome harbors these coding sequences:
- the LOC129105679 gene encoding SRSF protein kinase 3-like isoform X1: MVACSIKSKVLESQSCNNKIRECPPRPSLEIELNVVRNTAAEAVCYSWTRASLSHTGQRGAESSCQARFFSRVTNITSGYISHTADKGGSPKPSSKSHCPPDVRTHPHSPEPLGSYEEQQENPEDYGVGGYFPIEIGEIFVDRYQVVKKLGWGHFSTVWLCWDMVKGRFVALKVVKSAQTFTETALDEIKLLKCVRDSDPRDPKRETIVHLIDDFRITGANGEHVCMVLEVLGHQLLRWIIKSNYSGLPLPCVKSILRQVLQGLDYLHTKCKIIHTDIKPENILLRVDEVYIQNLAADTKLWQLPVSSAFTTSTENRSSREKQSLSNLLGKLTGVFHSLGEWSSKVSKSPIKRLTRKDRARRGQESASDHNQKDKLHVSFSDVPAPSSTRSSTCHSKLTGPNLALRRQTLLLEDGLNSAPHSHRDSICSWPDLNTDAPVSGSRSVLLHQTADKEPPPPSPSATRGVSGSDVHLDLLKPQNADKILIKIADLGNACWVHKHFTEDIQTCQYRSVEVLIGAEYDTPADIWSTACMAFELATGDYLFDPQSGASFTREEDHIAHIIELLGALPSQFALSGRNSKQFFNHKGKLRHISKLKPWSLFEILLEKYEWPREEAAQFSSFLQTMLELLPEERATAAQCLKHPWITS, encoded by the exons ATGGTGGCCTGTAGTATAAAGAGTAAAGTGTTAGAGAGTCAGagttgtaataataaaataagagaaTGTCCACCTCGCCCCAGTCTGGAAATAGAACTAAATGTTGtcagaaacacagcagcagaggcagtCTGCTATTCCTGGACACGAGCGTCTCTCAGTCACACAGGTCAGAGAGGAGCGGAGTCCTCCTGCCAGGCTCGGTTCTTTTCCCGCGTTACAAATATTACATCTGGATATATATCACACACAGCGG ACAAAGGAGGGAGTCCTAAACCTTCATCCAAGTCCCACTGCCCTCCAGACGTACGGACACATCCTCATTCACCTGAGCCTCTGGGATCCTATGAGGAGCAACAGGAGAACCCTGAAGACTATGGCGTTG GTGGATACTTCCCCATAGAGATTGGAGAGATATTCGTCGACCGTTACCAAGTAGTTAAAAAGTTGGGATGGGGTCACTTCTCTACTGTGTGGCTCTGCTGGGATATGGT GAAGGGGCGTTTTGTGGCTCTGAAGGTGGTGAAGAGTGCTCAAACAttcacagagacggcactggatGAGATCAAACTTCTGAAATGT GTAAGGGACAGTGACCCCAGAGATCCAAAACGTGAGACAATCGTGCACCTTATTGATGACTTCAGGATCACTGGAGCGAATGGAGAGC ATGTGTGCATGGTTCTGGAGGTGCTGGGCCACCAGTTGCTCAGGTGGATCATCAAATCCAACTACTCTGGCCTCCCCCTGCCCTGCGTCAAGAGCATCCTCAGACAG GTTCTGCAGGGTTTAGATTACTTGCACACCAAATGCAAGATTATCCACACCGACATCAAGCCGGAAAACATCCTCCTGAGAGTGGACGAGGTTTACATTCAGAACCTGGCGGCCGACACCAAGCTGTGGCAGCTGCCAGTGTCCTCTGCTTTCACCACCTCCACAG AGAACAGAAGCTCCAGAGAAAAACAG AGTTTGTCCAACTTGTTGGGGAAGCTGACCGGGGTTTTCCACAGTCTTGGGGAGTGG TCCAGCAAGGTCTCCAAGAGCCCCATTAAGCGACTGACAAGAAAAGACAGGGCTCGACGAGGACAGGAGAGTGCATCCGACCAcaatcaaaaagacaaacttCATGTGTCCTTCTCTGATGTCCCTGCTCCCTCTAGCACCCGTAGCTCCACCTGTCACTCTAAGCTCACAGGTCCTAACCTCGCATTAAGGAGGCAGACACTGCTGTTGGAGGACGGACTGAACAGTGCTCCACACAGCCACAGAGACTCCATCTGCTCGTGGCCAGACCTCAACACAGATGCTCCTGTTTCTGGCTCTAGATCAGTGTTATTACATCAGACTGCAGACAAAGAgccacctcctccttcaccatCAGCTACTCGTG gTGTCAGTGGCTCGGATGTACATCTAGACCTACTAAAACCCCAGAATGCTGATAAAATCCTCATCAAGATTGCTGACCTGGGCAATGCCTGCTGGGTG CACAAACACTTCACTGAAGACATCCAGACGTGTCAGTACCGCTCTGTGGAGGTTCTGATCGGTGCTGAATACGACACACCGGCTGACATCTGGAGCACCGCCTGCATG GCTTTTGAGCTGGCCACAGGGGACTATCTGTTCGATCCACAATCAGGAGCCTCATTCACCCGCGAGGAAG ATCACATTGCCCACATCATTGAGCTGCTGGGAGCCCTTCCATCCCAGTTCGCTTTGTCAGGGAGAAACTCCAAACAATTTTTCAACCATAAAG GAAAACTGCGACACATCTCAAAGCTGAAGCCGTGGAGCTTGTTTGAGATCCTGCTGGAGAAGTACGAGTGGCCGCGGGAGGAAGCCGCCCAGTTCAGCTCGTTCCTCCAGACCATGTTGGAGCTTCTGCCGGAGGAAAGAGCCACAGCTGCCCAGTGTCTGAAACACCCCTGGATCACCTCTTAG
- the LOC129105679 gene encoding SRSF protein kinase 3-like isoform X2 has translation MLSETQQQRQSAIPGHERLSVTQVREERSPPARLGSFPALQILHLDIYHTQRTMSSSYAAAISTLISASSSNPPDKPSPHPSPDKGGSPKPSSKSHCPPDVRTHPHSPEPLGSYEEQQENPEDYGVGGYFPIEIGEIFVDRYQVVKKLGWGHFSTVWLCWDMVKGRFVALKVVKSAQTFTETALDEIKLLKCVRDSDPRDPKRETIVHLIDDFRITGANGEHVCMVLEVLGHQLLRWIIKSNYSGLPLPCVKSILRQVLQGLDYLHTKCKIIHTDIKPENILLRVDEVYIQNLAADTKLWQLPVSSAFTTSTENRSSREKQSLSNLLGKLTGVFHSLGEWSSKVSKSPIKRLTRKDRARRGQESASDHNQKDKLHVSFSDVPAPSSTRSSTCHSKLTGPNLALRRQTLLLEDGLNSAPHSHRDSICSWPDLNTDAPVSGSRSVLLHQTADKEPPPPSPSATRGVSGSDVHLDLLKPQNADKILIKIADLGNACWVHKHFTEDIQTCQYRSVEVLIGAEYDTPADIWSTACMAFELATGDYLFDPQSGASFTREEDHIAHIIELLGALPSQFALSGRNSKQFFNHKGKLRHISKLKPWSLFEILLEKYEWPREEAAQFSSFLQTMLELLPEERATAAQCLKHPWITS, from the exons ATGTTGtcagaaacacagcagcagaggcagtCTGCTATTCCTGGACACGAGCGTCTCTCAGTCACACAGGTCAGAGAGGAGCGGAGTCCTCCTGCCAGGCTCGGTTCTTTTCCCGCGTTACAAATATTACATCTGGATATATATCACACACAGCGG ACGATGTCATCTTCATATGCCGCCGCTATATCGACCCTTATTTCTGCCAGCTCTTCCAATCCACCTGACAAACCAAGCCCTCACCCCTCCCCAGACAAAGGAGGGAGTCCTAAACCTTCATCCAAGTCCCACTGCCCTCCAGACGTACGGACACATCCTCATTCACCTGAGCCTCTGGGATCCTATGAGGAGCAACAGGAGAACCCTGAAGACTATGGCGTTG GTGGATACTTCCCCATAGAGATTGGAGAGATATTCGTCGACCGTTACCAAGTAGTTAAAAAGTTGGGATGGGGTCACTTCTCTACTGTGTGGCTCTGCTGGGATATGGT GAAGGGGCGTTTTGTGGCTCTGAAGGTGGTGAAGAGTGCTCAAACAttcacagagacggcactggatGAGATCAAACTTCTGAAATGT GTAAGGGACAGTGACCCCAGAGATCCAAAACGTGAGACAATCGTGCACCTTATTGATGACTTCAGGATCACTGGAGCGAATGGAGAGC ATGTGTGCATGGTTCTGGAGGTGCTGGGCCACCAGTTGCTCAGGTGGATCATCAAATCCAACTACTCTGGCCTCCCCCTGCCCTGCGTCAAGAGCATCCTCAGACAG GTTCTGCAGGGTTTAGATTACTTGCACACCAAATGCAAGATTATCCACACCGACATCAAGCCGGAAAACATCCTCCTGAGAGTGGACGAGGTTTACATTCAGAACCTGGCGGCCGACACCAAGCTGTGGCAGCTGCCAGTGTCCTCTGCTTTCACCACCTCCACAG AGAACAGAAGCTCCAGAGAAAAACAG AGTTTGTCCAACTTGTTGGGGAAGCTGACCGGGGTTTTCCACAGTCTTGGGGAGTGG TCCAGCAAGGTCTCCAAGAGCCCCATTAAGCGACTGACAAGAAAAGACAGGGCTCGACGAGGACAGGAGAGTGCATCCGACCAcaatcaaaaagacaaacttCATGTGTCCTTCTCTGATGTCCCTGCTCCCTCTAGCACCCGTAGCTCCACCTGTCACTCTAAGCTCACAGGTCCTAACCTCGCATTAAGGAGGCAGACACTGCTGTTGGAGGACGGACTGAACAGTGCTCCACACAGCCACAGAGACTCCATCTGCTCGTGGCCAGACCTCAACACAGATGCTCCTGTTTCTGGCTCTAGATCAGTGTTATTACATCAGACTGCAGACAAAGAgccacctcctccttcaccatCAGCTACTCGTG gTGTCAGTGGCTCGGATGTACATCTAGACCTACTAAAACCCCAGAATGCTGATAAAATCCTCATCAAGATTGCTGACCTGGGCAATGCCTGCTGGGTG CACAAACACTTCACTGAAGACATCCAGACGTGTCAGTACCGCTCTGTGGAGGTTCTGATCGGTGCTGAATACGACACACCGGCTGACATCTGGAGCACCGCCTGCATG GCTTTTGAGCTGGCCACAGGGGACTATCTGTTCGATCCACAATCAGGAGCCTCATTCACCCGCGAGGAAG ATCACATTGCCCACATCATTGAGCTGCTGGGAGCCCTTCCATCCCAGTTCGCTTTGTCAGGGAGAAACTCCAAACAATTTTTCAACCATAAAG GAAAACTGCGACACATCTCAAAGCTGAAGCCGTGGAGCTTGTTTGAGATCCTGCTGGAGAAGTACGAGTGGCCGCGGGAGGAAGCCGCCCAGTTCAGCTCGTTCCTCCAGACCATGTTGGAGCTTCTGCCGGAGGAAAGAGCCACAGCTGCCCAGTGTCTGAAACACCCCTGGATCACCTCTTAG
- the comtb gene encoding catechol O-methyltransferase B, which translates to MMWLTLLYSCSGGAALLYALYRWVIPAAVQYHGGLALVWHDVIVERMLDTVTQSTRPQRLLAAVKKNATRGDPRSVVQAIDHFCRNHEWAMNVGDEKGCILDSVVSEVNPAMVLELGTYCGYSAVRIASLLPPHAKLITLEFNPDFALIARQVIAWAGLEDKVQLVVGASGDLIPRMKEDFGVKTFDLVFLDHWKDRYLPDTKLMEECGLLRKGSVLLADNVVCPGTPDYLEFVRSSPRYESQYFKSHLEYTKVEDGLEKSLFLG; encoded by the exons AT GATGTGGCTGACTCTTCTCTACAGCTGCAGCGGTGGAGCAGCTCTTCTGTATGCTCTGTACAGATGGGTGATCCCCGCCGCTGTGCAGTACCATGGAGGATTGGCGCTGGTCTGGCATGATGTCATCGTGGAGAGGATGCTGGACACAGTGACCCAGTCCACACGTCCTCAG CGGCTCCTGGCTGCAGTAAAGAAGAACGCCACTAGAGGGGACCCTCGCAGCGTGGTCCAGGCCATCGATCACTTCTGCAGAAACCATGAGTGGGCCATGAATGTGGGGGATGAGAAAG GCTGCATTCTTGACTCAGTGGTGTCTGAGGTAAACCCAGCCATGGTGCTGGAGCTGGGAACCTACTGTGGCTACTCCGCGGTGAGGATCGCCAGCCTTCTTCCACCTCACGCCAAGCTCATAACTCTTGAATTCAACCCAGACTTCGCCTTAATTGCTCGTCAAGTCATTGCCTGGGCAGGATTAGAGGACAAG gTCCAGTTAGTTGTAGGGGCCTCTGGTGACTTGATCCCCAGAATGAAGGAAGACTTTGGggtgaaaacatttgatttggttTTCCTGGATCACTGGAAGGACCGTTACCTTCCTGACACAAAACTGATGGAG GAGTGTGGCCTCCTCAGGAAAGGCAGCGTCCTGCTGGCAGACAATGTCGTCTGCCCCGGAACTCCTGACTACCTGGAATTTGTCCGGAGCAGCCCGCGATACGAGAGCCAGTACTTCAAATCTCACCTGGAGTACACCAAAGTGGAGGACGGCTTGGAGAAGTCACTCTTCTTAGGGTAG
- the grm6b gene encoding glutamate receptor, metabotropic 6b isoform X1, with the protein MTSEACSSHRCCWLTSPFRYQTCLWLMWALLVGIGPGSWAQQGIQPQSIKIEGDITLGGLFPMHSRGAAGVPCGEIKREKGIHRLEAMLYAMDQINSDPDLLPNITLGARILDTCSRDTYALEQSLLFVQALIQKDNSDVRCSNGEPPIIAKPERVVGVIGASGSSVSIMVANVLRLFSIPQISYASTAPELSDKSRYEFFSRVVPPDSYQAQAMVDIVKAMGWNYVSTLASEGNYGESGVDAFLQISREAGCGLCIAQSIKIPREPRPGEFEKIIKRLMETSNARGVIIFANEDDIKRVLQTAKKANLTGHFLFVGSDSWGAKSSPIQDQEDVAEGAVTILPKRASIDGFDQYFTSRSLENNRRNIWFAEFWEDDFKCKLTRPGIKYELGRRKCTGEERISHHSQYEQEGKVQFVIDAVYAMAHALHSMHLDLCPGYMGVCEKMDPVEGQMLLQYIRSVSFNGSAGTGVMFNENGDAPGRYDIFQYQLSNVSNPGYKFIGQWTNHLRLNSEEMQWSGGDRKIPESVCSFPCESGERKKMVKGVPCCWHCEFCDGYQYLLDEFSCDMCPFDMRPFKNRTGCRPTPIIKLEWSSPWAIIPVFLAILGILATSGVIITFIRFNDTPIVRASGRELSYVLLTGIFLIYFITFLMIAEPSTAVCAFRRLLLGLGMCISYSAMLTKTNRIYRIFEQGKKSVTPPKFISPTSQLILTFILISVQLLGVFIWFGVMPPHTIIDYEEQKPPNPEFARGVLKCDMSDLSLILCLSYSIVLMVTCTVYAIKSRGVPENFNEAKPIGFTMYTTCIVWLAFVPIFFGTAQSTEKMFIQTTTLTVSMSLSATVSLGMLYIPKVYVIIFHPEQNVQKRKRSLKTVVQATTVSTHLSQKSNDKQNGESKIIPDRSQ; encoded by the exons atgacatcagagGCCTGCTCGTCCCATCGGTGCTGCTGGCTCACTTCGCCTTTCAGATACCAAACATGTCTTTGGCTGATGTGGGCGCTGCTGGTGGGTATTGGCCCTGGTTCATGGGCCCAGCAGGGCATCCAGCCTCAGTCCATCAAAATCGAGGGGGACATCACCTTGGGCGGGCTGTTCCCCATGCACTCTCGGGGCGCTGCTGGCGTGCCCTGCGGGGAGAtcaagagagaaaaggggatcCATCGATTGGAGGCCATGCTGTACGCCATGGACCAGATCAACAGCGACCCGGACCTGCTGCCTAACATCACTCTGGGGGCCCGGATCCTGGACACCTGCTCCAGAGACACCTACGCCCTGGAGCAGTCGCTCCTCTTTGTCCAGGCCCTCATCCAGAAGGACAACTCAGATGTGCGCTGCTCAAACGGAGAGCCTCCCATCATCGCCAAACCAGAGAGGGTGGTCGGCGTAATCGGGGCGTCTGGCAGCTCGGTGTCCATCATGGTGGCCAATGTGCTCAGATTGTTTTCG ATCCCCCAGATCAGTTATGCCTCCACTGCCCCCGAGCTGAGCGACAAAAGCCGCTACGAGTTCTTCTCCCGTGTGGTACCTCCTGACTCCTACCAGGCCCAGGCAATGGTGGACATAGTCAAAGCCATGGGCTGGAACTACGTCTCCACACTGGCCTCCGAGGGCAACTATGGAGAGAGCGGCGTCGACGCCTTCCTCCAGATATCCAGAGAAGCAGGTT GTGGGCTGTGTATTGCACAGTCCATAAAGATTCCCAGAGAGCCCAGACCAGGGGAGTTTGAGAAGATCATCAAGAGACTGATGGAGACCTCTAATGCTCGGGGGGTCATCATCTTTGCCAACGAGGACGACATCAA ACGGGTGTTGCAGACTGCCAAAAAGGCCAACCTCacaggtcacttcctgttcgtTGGCTCCGACAGTTGGGGGGCCAAAAGCTCCCCCATTCAAGACCAGGAGGATGTGGCTGAGGGTGCTGTCACCATCCTGCCCAAAAGAGCCTCTATTGATG GGTTCGACCAGTACTTCACTTCGAGATCTCtagaaaacaacagaagaaaCATCTGGTTTGCAGAATTCTGGGAGGACGACTTCAAGTGCAAACTAACCCGCCCTGGAATAAAGTATGAACTTGGTAGAAGAAAATGTACAG GTGAGGAACGAATCAGCCACCACTCTCAGTACGAACAGGAGGGCAAGGTGCAGTTTGTAATTGACGCTGTGTACGCCATGGCCCACGCATTACACAGCATGCACCTGGACCTGTGCCCTGGCTACATGGGTGTCTGCGAGAAGATGGACCCTGTGGAAGGACAGATGCTGCTCCAATACATTCGCTCTGTCAGCTTCAATG GCAGCGCAGGAACTGGAGTGATGTTCAATGAGAATGGAGATGCTCCTGGCCGTTACGACATCTTCCAGTACCAACTGTCTAATGTCAGCAACCCCGGCTACAAGTTTATCGGCCAGTGGACCAACCACCTTCGCCtcaat TCGGAGGAGATGCAGTGGTCAGGTGGTGACCGTAAGATTCCAGAGTCGGTTTGCAGTTTCCCTTGTGAGtctggagagaggaagaagatggtGAAGGGTGTTCCCTGCTGCTGGCATTGCGAGTTCTGCGATGGCTACCAGTACCTGCTGGACGAGTTCTCCTGCGACATGTGCCCCTTCGACATGAGGCCCTTTAAGAACCGCACAGGCTGCCGGCCAACGCCCATCATCAAGTTGGAGTGGAGCTCCCCCTGGGCCATCATCCCCGTCTTCCTGGCCATCCTGGGCATCCTGGCCACCAGCGGagtcatcatcaccttcatccgCTTCAACGACACGCCCATCGTTCGGGCCTCCGGCAGAGAGCTTAGCTACGTGTTGCTGACGGGCATCTTCCTCATCTACTTCATCACCTTCCTCATGATAGCCGAGCCCAGCACTGCCGTGTGCGCCTTCCgcaggctgctgctggggcTCGGCATGTGCATCAGCTACTCTGCCATGCTCACCAAGACCAACCGGATCTACCGCATCTTTGAACAGGGCAAGAAGTCGGTCACGCCCCCCAAATTCATCAGTCCCACCTCTCAGCTGATTCTCACCTTCATCCTCATCTCGGTGCAG TTACTCGGGGTGTTCATCTGGTTCGGTGTGATGCCCCCCCACACCATCATCGACTACGAGGAGCAGAAGCCCCCAAACCCAGAGTTCGCGCGCGGAGTCCTCAAGTGTGACATGTCCGACCTGTCCCTCATCTTGTGTCTGAGCTACAGTATCGTGCTGATGGTCACCTGCACAGTGTACGCCATCAAGAGCAGAGGAGTTCCAGAGAACTTCAATGAGGCCAAACCCATCGGCTTCACCATGTACACCACCTGCATCGTCTGGCTGGCCTTTGTACCAATCTTCTTTGGCACAGCGCAGTCTACGGAGAAG ATGTTCATCCAGACCACCACCCTGACAGTGTCCATGAGCCTGAGCGCCACCGTTTCCCTGGGCATGCTTTACATCCCCAAGGTCTACGTCATCATCTTCCACCCGGAGCAGAACGTCCAGAAGAGGAAGCGCAGCCTCAAAACCGTGGTGCAGGCAACCACCGTGTCCACGCACCTGTCCCAGAAGTCCAACGACAAACAGAACGGGGAGTCCAAGATCATCCCGGACAGATCACAGTGA
- the grm6b gene encoding glutamate receptor, metabotropic 6b isoform X2: MTSEACSSHRCCWLTSPFRYQTCLWLMWALLVGIGPGSWAQQGIQPQSIKIEGDITLGGLFPMHSRGAAGVPCGEIKREKGIHRLEAMLYAMDQINSDPDLLPNITLGARILDTCSRDTYALEQSLLFVQALIQKDNSDVRCSNGEPPIIAKPERVVGVIGASGSSVSIMVANVLRLFSIPQISYASTAPELSDKSRYEFFSRVVPPDSYQAQAMVDIVKAMGWNYVSTLASEGNYGESGVDAFLQISREAGGLCIAQSIKIPREPRPGEFEKIIKRLMETSNARGVIIFANEDDIKRVLQTAKKANLTGHFLFVGSDSWGAKSSPIQDQEDVAEGAVTILPKRASIDGFDQYFTSRSLENNRRNIWFAEFWEDDFKCKLTRPGIKYELGRRKCTGEERISHHSQYEQEGKVQFVIDAVYAMAHALHSMHLDLCPGYMGVCEKMDPVEGQMLLQYIRSVSFNGSAGTGVMFNENGDAPGRYDIFQYQLSNVSNPGYKFIGQWTNHLRLNSEEMQWSGGDRKIPESVCSFPCESGERKKMVKGVPCCWHCEFCDGYQYLLDEFSCDMCPFDMRPFKNRTGCRPTPIIKLEWSSPWAIIPVFLAILGILATSGVIITFIRFNDTPIVRASGRELSYVLLTGIFLIYFITFLMIAEPSTAVCAFRRLLLGLGMCISYSAMLTKTNRIYRIFEQGKKSVTPPKFISPTSQLILTFILISVQLLGVFIWFGVMPPHTIIDYEEQKPPNPEFARGVLKCDMSDLSLILCLSYSIVLMVTCTVYAIKSRGVPENFNEAKPIGFTMYTTCIVWLAFVPIFFGTAQSTEKMFIQTTTLTVSMSLSATVSLGMLYIPKVYVIIFHPEQNVQKRKRSLKTVVQATTVSTHLSQKSNDKQNGESKIIPDRSQ; encoded by the exons atgacatcagagGCCTGCTCGTCCCATCGGTGCTGCTGGCTCACTTCGCCTTTCAGATACCAAACATGTCTTTGGCTGATGTGGGCGCTGCTGGTGGGTATTGGCCCTGGTTCATGGGCCCAGCAGGGCATCCAGCCTCAGTCCATCAAAATCGAGGGGGACATCACCTTGGGCGGGCTGTTCCCCATGCACTCTCGGGGCGCTGCTGGCGTGCCCTGCGGGGAGAtcaagagagaaaaggggatcCATCGATTGGAGGCCATGCTGTACGCCATGGACCAGATCAACAGCGACCCGGACCTGCTGCCTAACATCACTCTGGGGGCCCGGATCCTGGACACCTGCTCCAGAGACACCTACGCCCTGGAGCAGTCGCTCCTCTTTGTCCAGGCCCTCATCCAGAAGGACAACTCAGATGTGCGCTGCTCAAACGGAGAGCCTCCCATCATCGCCAAACCAGAGAGGGTGGTCGGCGTAATCGGGGCGTCTGGCAGCTCGGTGTCCATCATGGTGGCCAATGTGCTCAGATTGTTTTCG ATCCCCCAGATCAGTTATGCCTCCACTGCCCCCGAGCTGAGCGACAAAAGCCGCTACGAGTTCTTCTCCCGTGTGGTACCTCCTGACTCCTACCAGGCCCAGGCAATGGTGGACATAGTCAAAGCCATGGGCTGGAACTACGTCTCCACACTGGCCTCCGAGGGCAACTATGGAGAGAGCGGCGTCGACGCCTTCCTCCAGATATCCAGAGAAGCAG GTGGGCTGTGTATTGCACAGTCCATAAAGATTCCCAGAGAGCCCAGACCAGGGGAGTTTGAGAAGATCATCAAGAGACTGATGGAGACCTCTAATGCTCGGGGGGTCATCATCTTTGCCAACGAGGACGACATCAA ACGGGTGTTGCAGACTGCCAAAAAGGCCAACCTCacaggtcacttcctgttcgtTGGCTCCGACAGTTGGGGGGCCAAAAGCTCCCCCATTCAAGACCAGGAGGATGTGGCTGAGGGTGCTGTCACCATCCTGCCCAAAAGAGCCTCTATTGATG GGTTCGACCAGTACTTCACTTCGAGATCTCtagaaaacaacagaagaaaCATCTGGTTTGCAGAATTCTGGGAGGACGACTTCAAGTGCAAACTAACCCGCCCTGGAATAAAGTATGAACTTGGTAGAAGAAAATGTACAG GTGAGGAACGAATCAGCCACCACTCTCAGTACGAACAGGAGGGCAAGGTGCAGTTTGTAATTGACGCTGTGTACGCCATGGCCCACGCATTACACAGCATGCACCTGGACCTGTGCCCTGGCTACATGGGTGTCTGCGAGAAGATGGACCCTGTGGAAGGACAGATGCTGCTCCAATACATTCGCTCTGTCAGCTTCAATG GCAGCGCAGGAACTGGAGTGATGTTCAATGAGAATGGAGATGCTCCTGGCCGTTACGACATCTTCCAGTACCAACTGTCTAATGTCAGCAACCCCGGCTACAAGTTTATCGGCCAGTGGACCAACCACCTTCGCCtcaat TCGGAGGAGATGCAGTGGTCAGGTGGTGACCGTAAGATTCCAGAGTCGGTTTGCAGTTTCCCTTGTGAGtctggagagaggaagaagatggtGAAGGGTGTTCCCTGCTGCTGGCATTGCGAGTTCTGCGATGGCTACCAGTACCTGCTGGACGAGTTCTCCTGCGACATGTGCCCCTTCGACATGAGGCCCTTTAAGAACCGCACAGGCTGCCGGCCAACGCCCATCATCAAGTTGGAGTGGAGCTCCCCCTGGGCCATCATCCCCGTCTTCCTGGCCATCCTGGGCATCCTGGCCACCAGCGGagtcatcatcaccttcatccgCTTCAACGACACGCCCATCGTTCGGGCCTCCGGCAGAGAGCTTAGCTACGTGTTGCTGACGGGCATCTTCCTCATCTACTTCATCACCTTCCTCATGATAGCCGAGCCCAGCACTGCCGTGTGCGCCTTCCgcaggctgctgctggggcTCGGCATGTGCATCAGCTACTCTGCCATGCTCACCAAGACCAACCGGATCTACCGCATCTTTGAACAGGGCAAGAAGTCGGTCACGCCCCCCAAATTCATCAGTCCCACCTCTCAGCTGATTCTCACCTTCATCCTCATCTCGGTGCAG TTACTCGGGGTGTTCATCTGGTTCGGTGTGATGCCCCCCCACACCATCATCGACTACGAGGAGCAGAAGCCCCCAAACCCAGAGTTCGCGCGCGGAGTCCTCAAGTGTGACATGTCCGACCTGTCCCTCATCTTGTGTCTGAGCTACAGTATCGTGCTGATGGTCACCTGCACAGTGTACGCCATCAAGAGCAGAGGAGTTCCAGAGAACTTCAATGAGGCCAAACCCATCGGCTTCACCATGTACACCACCTGCATCGTCTGGCTGGCCTTTGTACCAATCTTCTTTGGCACAGCGCAGTCTACGGAGAAG ATGTTCATCCAGACCACCACCCTGACAGTGTCCATGAGCCTGAGCGCCACCGTTTCCCTGGGCATGCTTTACATCCCCAAGGTCTACGTCATCATCTTCCACCCGGAGCAGAACGTCCAGAAGAGGAAGCGCAGCCTCAAAACCGTGGTGCAGGCAACCACCGTGTCCACGCACCTGTCCCAGAAGTCCAACGACAAACAGAACGGGGAGTCCAAGATCATCCCGGACAGATCACAGTGA